The DNA segment TCAAAGAGGTAATGACTGAGAATCCGATCGTAGCCGAGCTCCCTGGGACTCGGACCGAGGTTCTCAAGAAGCTCGTCAAGAACAACGTCACGGGCCTTCCCGTCGTCAGGGGTGAGGATGGCACGCTCGCGGGCTTCGTCACGAGGCAGGATATCTTCGCCAAGCCGGACGAGGAGCAGCTCGCCCTCGTCATGAGGCGTGACGCGCCGACGATAGGCCCCAATGCCAGCGTCAAGGATGCTGCTCGGATCATGGTAGATAACTCTATCAGCCACCTGCCAGTTGTCGAGAAAAACAAACTGGTGGGGATTCTTACTCCAACCGACCTGTTGATAGTGGTCGAGAAGGACAATCCACAGATCGCAGTCGAAGAGATCGTCAGGTCTCCGTGCATTCCGATATATCTCGCAGCGCCTCTCTCAGTCGCGCTCGCGACCTTCAGAGCGGCCAGGGTCACCGCTCTCCCGGTCTTGGACGACGACGCGAAGCTAGTCGGCATCCTAACGGACAGGGACATGTTCAACCAGACCATCGTGGATAGCTCCGTTGTCATGAGCGATCTGGGCATAAGCGACGATGAGGACAACTGGACATGGGAAGGACTCAGGAACGTCATGAAGCTCTGGTACGAGGTCTCAAGAGTCGACCTCCCGAAGCTAACGGTCAAGGACATCATGATAAAGAATCCTATGACTGTCTTCCGAAAGACGCTGGTCGGGGACGCTGCGAGGATAATGCGCAAGCACGATTTCGGGCAGTTGCCCGTCAGAGACTCAAAGGACAACCTCGTGGCGATGATTTATGACATAGACGTGGTATCCACGCTCACAAAGTGATGCAAATGGATCCGCAGGAGCTGCTCTCCCTCTGCAAGCGGAGGGGTTTCCTATGGCCGGCGTACGACATCTATGGGGCCGTAGCCGGACTCTATGACTACGGTCCTTTGGGCGCCGCGCTCAAGACGAACATCGAGAACCACTGGAGAAAGCTGTACGTCCTGGGCGAGGGCTTCCAAGAGATTTCCTGCCCGATCGTGGCTCCCGAACCGGTCTTCAAGGCTTCTGGTCACCTGGATGCGTTCTCGGACATGTATGTCGAGTGCCTCAAATGCGGGGAGACCTACAGGGCGGACCATGTTGCTGCTGGCATGCACGAAAACGCCGCTTCCTTGAACGAGGAGCAGCTGAGCAAGTTGCTCAAGGATAAGAATGCCAGGTGCCTCGAATGCAAGGGCGAGCTGACCTCCCCTAGGCGATTCAACCTCATGTTCAAGACATCTATCGGAGCTGGCAAGGGCAAGACAGCCTACCTCAGGCCCGAGACCGCTCAGGGGATGTTCGTCAACTTCTCGCAGGTGTATAGATACGGCCGTGAGAAGCTCCCTGTGGGCGTCGTCCAGGTGGGCAGGGCTTTCCGGAACGAGATATCGCCCAGGCAGGGAGTCATCAGACTGAGGGAGTTCTCGCAGATGGAGGCCGAACTGTTCGTACACCCCGATGACAAGCATTGGCCCAGATTCAAGAATGTCAAGGACCGGGAGATCCCACTGGTCCCGAACGATGGTGCGGCTAGGACGATGACTCTCGACGAGGCGGTAAAGACCAAGGTCATAGCCAATCAGGTGCTCGCGTACTTCATGTGGCTCACGTACAAGTTCGCACTTGACGTCGGCCTGGACCCTGCGAGAGTGAGGTTCAGACAGCATCTGAAGACAGAGATGGCTCACTACGCTTCGGACTGCTGGGACCTGGAGGCGGACATAGGTTATGGGTGGACCGAACTCGTAGGCGTCGCTGACAGGGGGAGCTACGACGTCCAGGCACACATAAACCATTCGGGAGCCGACCTAACGGCATTCGAGAGGTTCGATGAGCCCAAGGAGATTGAGGAGGAGGTCGTCAAGCCCAACTTCGGCGCGCTTGGCCCAGCATTCAAGGGAAAGGCGAAACAGGTGGCCGAGGCTCTTACGAAGCTCCCAGTTGCCTCAGTGAAAGGAAAAGACAAGGTGGTCGTCGAAGTGAGCGGAGAGAAGGTGACCGTGCCTGGATCATGCTATGAGATCTCCTTGAGAAAGGAGAAGGTTTCCGGGAGGAAGCTCATCCCTCATGTCATCGAACCCTCATACGGAGTCGACAGGATACTGTTCGCAGTCCTCGATCATTCATACGCCATCAAGGACGACTATGTCACCCTCAGGCTCAGAGGCCTCGTCGCCCCTATCAAGGCGGGAGTGTTTCCGCTGATGCCGAGGGATGACCTCGACACCATCGCGCTCGAGATTCACGAGTCTTTGGCAAAAGCTGGGTATCCATCCTACTACGACGATTCGGGATCGATAGGCAGGAGATACGCCCGCATGGACGAGGTGGGCACGCCGTGCTGCATAACGGTGGACTACGACACCAAGACCGACGGCTGTGTTACGATCAGGGAGAGAGATACCGCGAACCAGATCAGGGTCAGGAAGGAGGAAGTCCCGAAGGCGGTCGAGATGATCGTCGGCGGCACCTCGCTGGAGTCCTTGACTAAGAAGAAATGAGGAGAACCCGAACATACATGCCCTCATCTCCTCCAAAGCACAACTCCGAAGGGGGAGCGTTCCCGCAGGCTCGTGACCT comes from the Candidatus Thermoplasmatota archaeon genome and includes:
- a CDS encoding CBS domain-containing protein — its product is MKVKEVMTENPIVAELPGTRTEVLKKLVKNNVTGLPVVRGEDGTLAGFVTRQDIFAKPDEEQLALVMRRDAPTIGPNASVKDAARIMVDNSISHLPVVEKNKLVGILTPTDLLIVVEKDNPQIAVEEIVRSPCIPIYLAAPLSVALATFRAARVTALPVLDDDAKLVGILTDRDMFNQTIVDSSVVMSDLGISDDEDNWTWEGLRNVMKLWYEVSRVDLPKLTVKDIMIKNPMTVFRKTLVGDAARIMRKHDFGQLPVRDSKDNLVAMIYDIDVVSTLTK
- the glyS gene encoding glycine--tRNA ligase; its protein translation is MDPQELLSLCKRRGFLWPAYDIYGAVAGLYDYGPLGAALKTNIENHWRKLYVLGEGFQEISCPIVAPEPVFKASGHLDAFSDMYVECLKCGETYRADHVAAGMHENAASLNEEQLSKLLKDKNARCLECKGELTSPRRFNLMFKTSIGAGKGKTAYLRPETAQGMFVNFSQVYRYGREKLPVGVVQVGRAFRNEISPRQGVIRLREFSQMEAELFVHPDDKHWPRFKNVKDREIPLVPNDGAARTMTLDEAVKTKVIANQVLAYFMWLTYKFALDVGLDPARVRFRQHLKTEMAHYASDCWDLEADIGYGWTELVGVADRGSYDVQAHINHSGADLTAFERFDEPKEIEEEVVKPNFGALGPAFKGKAKQVAEALTKLPVASVKGKDKVVVEVSGEKVTVPGSCYEISLRKEKVSGRKLIPHVIEPSYGVDRILFAVLDHSYAIKDDYVTLRLRGLVAPIKAGVFPLMPRDDLDTIALEIHESLAKAGYPSYYDDSGSIGRRYARMDEVGTPCCITVDYDTKTDGCVTIRERDTANQIRVRKEEVPKAVEMIVGGTSLESLTKKK